One Triticum dicoccoides isolate Atlit2015 ecotype Zavitan chromosome 4B, WEW_v2.0, whole genome shotgun sequence genomic window carries:
- the LOC119295399 gene encoding sec1 family domain-containing protein MIP3-like — protein MVAVDLIASCQDSIRQIGDEIADALVYLDAGTLEAFQFIGAFPLLLELGARAVCSLESTSPLDAAAEWNSSFAHPARKIVVITSRLLSDAHRYIIRCLGNHGTVSHCTVLTAISEIGHSAYVDSPLGPDAFREYETLLIQDHEELLKKCGKLNKDKDNIPYTERDFTSDGDTKWGSGVHYGPSESSPRKKDFSNDDLGQVEARGKRLSVTVCHFPMIFSPISSRTFVLPSEGTIAESYLSNHREDSLGPGLPSISTGKPFDGNEVPPGLTLTAQFLYHLANKMDLKLDIFSLGDTSRAIGKLMMDMSSLYDVGRNKSSAGLLIVDRTIDLLTPCLHGDSFLDRMLSSLPRKERTSSGYAAKNPQTPSKHSQATVKRSPLDIKVPFESAFSKEETKSRTSMLSESMMAFVSGWNSAEVDSEVTWLPDYSDKAHDGKVGTLSGSFLSNYAGVRYLEALLDRGAKDGLVLIKKWLMEALQLEKLSSPSKGRQTASISELPSMVQMLCQHELSLVRNRGVIQLALAAEMALQEPQSTRWEAFTSAERILSVTSAETTQSLASEIRDFINTSTSVESHKQGNTMGSTQGLLTFQDILLLTVVGYILAGENFPTSIAGGPFSWEDERSLKDVVVDSILERPSSVKFRFLDGLEKELEAKGRSKDGDRNKDSSEPTSTTTDDFDDQWDNWDDDDDADHQKEEAYGDMQLKLEVRDRVDQLFKFFHSLSSMRLRYQALGEGLAALSRFETDSYSRKGLLYKLILAVLTRFGIPGLEYHSSAVGRLFKSGLGRFGLGQSKPNFGDQSFLIVFVVGGINTLEVREVMKAISESGRPDVELILGGTTLLTPDDMFQLMLGSSSFT, from the exons ATGGTGGCGGTGGATCTGATCGCGTCCTGCCAAGACTCCATCCGCCAG ATTGGAGATGAGATTGCAGATGCACTAGTGTACCTGGATGCAGGCACTCTGGAGGCGTTCCAGTTTATAGGAGcattccctctgcttctcgagctcGGTGCTCGGGCAGTGTGCAGCTTGGAAAGCACGTCTCCTCTTGATGCT GCTGCTGAGTGGAATTCAAGTTTTGCTCATCCAGCAAGGAAGATTGTCGTGATTACATCACGCCTTCTTAGTGATGCACATCGGTATATTATACGCTGCTTGGGCAACCATGGAACTGTTTCACATTGTACTGTATTGACAGCGATTTCCGAG ATTGGTCACTCAGCATATGTTGATTCCCCACTTGGACCAGATGCTTTCCGGGAGTATGAGACATTACTCATTCAGGACCATGAGGAGCTTCTAAAGAAGTGTGGGAAGTTGAACAAGGATAAAGATAACATCCCATACACAGAAAGAGATTTCACCTCAGATGGTGATACTAAGTGGGGTTCTGGGGTGCACTATGGCCCTTCTGAATCTAGCCCGAGGAAAAAGGATTTTTCTAATGATGACTTAGGTCAGGTTGAAGCAAGAGGAAAGAGGTTGTCTGTAACCGTGTGTCACTTTCCGATGATTTTCTCTCCTATTTCCTCAAGGACTTTTGTTTTACCTTCGGAAGGTACAATTGCTGAATCATATTTGTCAAACCACCGTGAGGATTCCCTTGGCCCTGGTCTACCCTCCATATCTACTGGTAAACCTTTTGATGGCAATGAGGTGCCCCCAGGACTAACCTTGACTGCTCAATTCTTGTACCATTTGGCCAATAAG ATGGACCTAAAGCTTGATATATTTTCACTTGGTGATACATCAAGGGCCATTGGGAAGCTGATGATGGATATGTCAAGTCTATATGACGTTGGTCGTAATAAGAGTTCTGCTGGTCTACTGATTGTAGATCGTACAATTGATCTCCTAACTCCTTGCCTTCATGGCGACTCATTTCTTGATAGGATGTTGTCCTCGTTGCCACGCAAGGAAAGGACTTCATCCGGTTATGCAGCGAAAAATCCTCAAACTCCCAGCAAGCATTCCCAAGCTACTGTAAAACGTTCCCCACTAGATATAAAGGTCCCTTTTGAATCAGCCTTTAGCAAGGAAGAAACTAAGAGCAGAACCAGCATGCTGTCTGAAAGTATGATGGCATTTGTGTCTGGCTGGAACTCTGCTGAGGTTGACTCCGAAGTTACCTGGCTACCTGATTACTCCGACAAAGCACATGATGGCAAAGTAGGCACTCTAAGTGGCTCTTTCCTATCCAACTATGCTGGAGTGCGCTACTTAGAAGCATTATTAGACAGAGGAGCAAAAGATGGGTTGGTGTTGATTAAGAAATGGCTTATGGAGGCTTTACAGCTTGAGAAGCTGTCCTCTCCATCTAAAGGTCGACAGACGGCTTCTATTTCAGAGCTTCCTTCTATGGTGCAAATGCTCTGTCAACACGAGCTGTCCTTGGTAAGAAACAGAGGGGTTATTCAGTTGGCACTGGCTGCTGAAATGGCTCTCCAGGAGCCTCAAAGTACTCGCTGGGAGGCCTTTACAAGTGCTGAGAGAATATTAAGTGTAACATCAGCCGAGACAACTCAAAGTCTTGCCAGTGAGATTCGTGATTTCATCAACACTAGCACTTCAGTGGAATCTCACAAACAAGGTAATACCATGGGGTCTACGCAAGGCCTTCTGACTTTCCAGGACATATTACTTCTAACGGTCGTTGGATATATCTTGGCTGGCGAAAACTTTCCTACATCGATAGCTGGTGGTCCATTCTCTTGGGAAGATGAACGGTCACTGAAAGATGTTGTGGTGGACTCTATCCTTGAGAGGCCATCATCTGTGAAGTTCCGGTTCCTTGATGGTTTGGAGAAGGAACTTGAAGCTAAAGGTAGATCTAAAGATGGTGATAgaaataaggactctagtgagcctACTTCTACCACTACCGATGATTTTGATGACCAGTGGGATAACtgggacgatgatgatgatgctgatcATCAAAAAGAGGAAGCTTACGGGGACATGCAACTTAAGTTGGAAGTACGGGatagggtagatcaactctttaaaTTCTTTCATAGCTTGTCCAGTATGAGATTACGTTATCAAGCTCTTGGAGAAGGGTTGGCAGCACTGAGTCGGTTTGAGACTGATAGCTACTCAAGAAAAGGCTTGCTTTATAAGTTGATATTAGCTGTGTTGACGAGATTTGGCATACCTGGCCTTGAGTATCATTCATCAGCTGTTGGCCGTTTATTTAAAAGTGGATTGGGTAGGTTTGGCCTTGGACAG TCCAAACCAAATTTTGGCGATCAAAGTTTTCTCATCGTTTTTGTTGTGGGAGGTATCAATACTCTTGAG GTCCGGGAAGTCATGAAGGCAATCTCAGAGAGCGGCAGACCTGATGTGGAGCTCATTCTTGGTGGTACAACCCTTCTCACCCCAGACGACATGTTTCAGTTAATGTTGGGCTCATCCAGCTTTACTTAG